The following coding sequences lie in one Sphingobium sp. KCTC 72723 genomic window:
- a CDS encoding SDR family oxidoreductase → MQTTGNTILITGGGSGIGAALAHAWHAAGNQVIIAGRRQAVLDAIVADHPGMAALTIDMEDPTSLTAFTDGLLADFPALNIVVHNAGIMVAENRIDLAIAEATIATNLLGPIRLTHALLPHLMAQPAASLVTVSSGLAFVPLAATPTYSATKAAIHGWSLAMRAQLAGSSIEVIEIVPPGVQTDLMPGHADNEQMMPLADFIDEVMALLAQQPALPEIHVDRVKFLSEATRRGDFDTVFAALNDAH, encoded by the coding sequence ATGCAGACCACAGGCAACACTATCCTCATTACCGGCGGCGGATCGGGCATCGGCGCGGCGCTGGCCCACGCATGGCACGCGGCCGGCAATCAGGTCATCATCGCGGGACGGCGGCAAGCCGTACTCGACGCCATCGTCGCCGACCATCCCGGCATGGCGGCGTTGACGATCGACATGGAAGATCCCACCAGCCTCACTGCCTTTACCGACGGGCTGCTGGCGGATTTCCCCGCGCTCAACATCGTCGTCCACAATGCCGGGATCATGGTGGCGGAAAACCGGATCGACCTCGCCATCGCAGAGGCCACGATCGCCACCAACCTGCTCGGTCCCATTCGCCTGACCCACGCGCTGCTACCGCATCTGATGGCGCAGCCTGCCGCCAGCCTCGTCACCGTCTCGTCCGGCCTCGCCTTCGTGCCGCTGGCCGCCACGCCGACCTACAGCGCGACCAAGGCGGCGATCCATGGCTGGTCGCTGGCGATGCGCGCGCAACTGGCGGGCAGCAGCATAGAAGTGATCGAGATCGTCCCGCCGGGTGTCCAGACCGACCTGATGCCCGGCCATGCCGACAATGAGCAGATGATGCCCCTGGCCGACTTCATCGACGAAGTCATGGCGCTGCTGGCGCAGCAACCCGCGCTGCCCGAAATTCATGTCGATCGCGTCAAATTCCTCAGCGAAGCGACCCGGCGCGGCGATTTCGACACAGTGTTCGCCGCGCTCAACGACGCGCACTGA